CTCGTCAAGCTGCGCGACCGCCGGCCGCGCGATGAGGCCGGCGTGTTCCTCGTCGAGGGCTACCGGGAGGTGCGCCGCGCCTTGGAGAAGAAGGTCGCCCTGCAGGAGCTCTACTTCGCGCCCGACTGGTTCCTCGGCGAAAACGAGCCCGCACTGATCGCCGAGGCCGAAGCCGCCGGCGCCCGGTTGTTCGAACTTTCCAAGGACGCCTTCGCCAAGGTCGCCTACCGCGAGCGCCCCGACGGCCTCCTCGCCGTCGCCCCCCAGTGGCGCCGCGCGCTCTCCGACCTGGTCCTGCCACCCGAGCCCTTCCTCCTCGTCGTCGAAGCGATCGAGAAGCCTGGCAACCTCGGTACCATCCTGCGTAGCGCGGACGCCGCCGGCTGCCACGCGGTGATCGTCTGCGATCCGGTCACCGACATCTTCAATCCGAACGTCGTCCGCGCCTCCACCGGCGTCCTGTTTTCCGTCCCACTCGTCGTGGAGGAGAGCGCCAACGTCCTCCAGTGGCTCCGCGAGAAGGGCGTGAAGACCGTCGCGACAACGCCTTCGGCCACCGCTCCCTACTCCGATACCGACCTGCGCGGCCCGATGGCCGTCATCATGGGGAGCGAGCAGTACGGGCTCAGCGAGTTCTGGCTGAAGAACTCCGATTTCCCCGTGCGCATCCCCATGGCCGGCCAGGCCGACTCGCTGAACGTCGCCATGGCGACGATCATCACGCTCTTCGAAGCCGTCCGCCAGCGGGCCGCCCGGTAGTCCGGTCTCGGCCCCGTCACTGCGCTTCAGGCCGACGGGGCCGCGTGGCGCAATGCCGCCACGAGTTCGGCCGTGCCCTCGGCCATGCTGATGCGCGGCACATACCCCAGATCCCGCCGCGCCGCCGAAATGTCGAACCAGTGATCCTTGGCCAGTTCCGCCGCGACGAAGCGCGTCATCGGCGGCTCGCCTCGCAGGCGGAGCGTCCGCCACACGAGTTCGCACGCCGCGCCCACCGCTTGCGCCGCGGGCAACGGAATCCGCCGCGTCACCGGTCGCTCGCCCAGTGCCTGCAGTATATCGTTGATCCACGCCCACAGCGCCACCGGCTCGCCATTGGTGATGAAAAACGCGCGCCCGCCTGCGGCCCCACCGCCCGGCGACGCCGCGAGCGTCCGCTCGGCGCAAAGCTGCGCGTCCACCGCGTTCTCCACGTGCACCATGTCCACCTGGTTGTCCCCCCGGCCCACAATGCGCAGGCGGCCCGCCCGCGCCCGCGCCAGGACGCGCGGCACGAGATGCGGATCGCCGACGCCCCAGATCAGGTGCGGCCGCAGCGCCACCGTGCGCAACCGTTCGCCATGCGCCTCCCGCACCTCACGCTCCGCCAGCGCCTTCGTCAGCGGGTACGCACTCGGACACTCCGTCGTCAGCGGCAGCGACTCGTCCGCGCCCGCCAGATCGCGGCCGTTGTACACGACACTCGGCGTGCTCGTGTAAACGAACCGCTTCACGCCGTGCTGGTGACATGCCGCCAGCAGCGCCCGCGTCCCCAGCACGTTCGTACGGTAAAACTCCTCGTACCGCCCCCACACCCCGACCTTCGCGGCGACATGAAACACGGTCTCCACCCCGGCGCAGGCCGCGGCCACCGTCGCCGCGTCGTCCAGCGAGGCGCGGGCAAACGCCACGCCGCGCGCGAGCAGCTCCGGCGAGGGCGTGCGCGCCAGCACCGTCACTTGCCGGCCGTCCGCCAGCAGCCGATCGACCAGCCGGCGACCGAGAAAGCCCGTGCCGCCCGTGACCAGCACAGGGCCGCGCGGACCGGCGGAAGCCAGACTGGAAGGTTCAGACCCCAAGGCCGCGCAGCCTGCCCGCCGCCGCCCAAAAAGGAAAAGTCAAAGTTACGCGCAGTCGGCGTGCTCAAGAAATCGCAGCATGCCCATCGATGCACTGAAGAAGCACGTTCCTGCCTTTTCCCCAAAATGGCGCAGCCATTTTGCTTAGCCGGCTGCCGGCCTTCGCCCGGCAGCCGGCTACCGCTTCGGCTCGATATCGAAGCCCTTCGCCGTCGCCGCCCAGCGCGCCAGCGTGAGGCGGTGGATCTTCGCGTTGTGCCGCACGTCGACCGGAAACTTCGGATGGAAATAAAACACGCGGATCGGCTCGGTGTGCGCGTGCGCCAGGCCCAGCGTCTTCAACTCGCGCGCGAAGTGCCGCGCCTCGGCTGAATCGCGGACCGTCGCCTCGACCACGATCGCCGGCTGCCGCACGCCGCCGGCCTCGATCCCGATCAACGCGCAGCGCCGCACGCGCGGATGCGCCCGGAATACCTGCTCGCAGGGCTCGGTGAAGAACGTCCCCCGCGGCGTCTCCACGCGCTCGACCTTGCGCCCGCTGAACCAGAGTCGGCCTTCCCCATCCAGATAGCCGCAGTCGCCCATCCGGTGCCATCGCGCGGCCCCCGTGCCCGGAGCCGGCGCAATCTTCGCCGCCGCGGTCGCATCCGGACGCTCGTCATAGCTCTGCGTCACGACCGGCCCGCGCACGATGATCTCGCCGATCTCGCCCGCCGGCAGCTCCCGCGCGTCCGCCAGCTGCGCGATCGGGCCGTCGGTGGTCGCAATGATCTTCACGTCGATCTCCCGCACCGGGCGGCCGACACACGCCCCGCACACCGACGCCGGATCAATCTCCTCCGCCGCCACGGTCGCCACCGGCAGCGCCTCGGTCGCGCCATACGGGCTGTGCAACTGGCCGCGCGGGAGGAACGCCGCCGCGTTCCGCCACAGCGCCGCCGGCACCGGCGCGCCGGCGCACAACACGCGGCGCAACGAGGGCAGCGTGATCCGGTGCGCGACGCAGTGTTCGCTGATCTTCCGCCAGAGCGTCGGCGAACCGAAGGAATTGGTCACCTGCTCCTGCTGGATCGCCTGTACGATCTTCGCCGGATCCACCTGCGCCGGGTGCCGCGGATCGATCTCGGGCACCACCGTCGTCATGCCCAGCGCCGGATTGAACAACGCGAAAACCGGCAGCAGCGGCAGATCCGTCTCCCCCGGCTGAATACCATACGTCTCCCGGATCAGCCGCACCTGCGCCTCGAACATCCCGTGCTGGTAGCACACGCCCTTCGGCGCCCCCGTCGACCCCGAGGTGAACAGGACCGCCGCCAGGTCGTCGGGCGCGGTCGCCACGCAACGTGCCACGTCCGCGCGCGCCCCGGCGGGCCCCGCTGCGGGACGGGTCAGCCGCGCCGTCAGTGCCCCGCTCGCCGTCACGCGCACCCCCACCGAGGCGAACGAGGGCCGGAACACGCGGCTGATTAGCTGCGCCAGCGGGATGCCGAGCAGCACGCGGGGCCGCGAATGCCGCACGCAGGCCAGGAAGCTCTTCATTCCCATGCCGGGATCGATGATCACCGGCACGGCGCCGAGCTGAAACACCGCGAACACCGAAGCGATCAGCGGCAGTCCCTGCCGCACCATCACGAGCGTGCGATCACCGCGACGCACGCCAGCCACCGTCAGCCGGTGCGACCAGGCCGCGACCTCCGCCTCGAGTTCGGCGAAGGTCAGGCTCAGGTAGTCGATCTCGCCCCCGCGGCGCCCGCGGGGAATCTTCAGCGCCACGCGGTCCGGCTGGGCCGCCGCCATGCGCGTCAGGTAACGCGCAATGTTGGCGTTGGCCGAAGCGTTGGCGGGCGCACCCGGCATACCGCGCCAAACTCAGGCCTTCGCGGAGGCGAAGGCCTTGGTGAGCGCCGGCTCGTGCACGAGCAGTTCCGCCTGCCAGGGCAGGAGCAGCTGGTTGATCTGCCGCGGAGCGCGCGCGATCTGCGCGAGCTGGGAGCGGTTGGCGATCAACGTCGGCTCGATCGAGAGCTTCTTGGCCACCCGGTCCCGGTCCGTCCGCACGCGTTCCTGCAGTTCGATTTCCGCCTGCGTGAGAGCCACGTGGTGCGGGTCCCGACCCGGCCGACGCGGGAGCGTCTTCGGGTCGCGTGCCAGGCCGGTGCGCACCGCCTGCGCCAGCGAGGGAAAGATGCGGTCGTGGCGCTTGCCGAGGTGCACCGAGTTCAGGATCGTCTCGGCGCCGTCGCCGGACTCCGCCGCCTCGGCGATCTTCAGCAGCATCGCGTTGCCGCAAACCTTGAAGGGCGGCGTGTCGAGCCGCTGCGCCTGCGCCTCGCGCCAGTGCCACACCGCGTGCAGCACGCTGAGGCCCGGGCCGCGCAGCCGCTCGCTGCGGCCGATCCGCCAGTCATTGTCGGTGGGCGGGGCAAAACCCTCGGCGCCCGCCGCAATCTGGGCGCGGCACTGTTGCTCGAGCCACGACAAGCGGCCAAGGCGCTTGAGATCGCGCGTCAGGATGTCGCGCAGCGCCGGCAGGTGCCAGACGTCGAGGGAGGCGTAATTGAGCAGCTTCGGCGTGATGGGCCGCTTCGACCAGTTCGCCTTCTGGCCTTCCTTGTCGAGCGCGACGCCAAAGTGCTGGTCCAGCAGCGACGCCAACCCGATCCGCTGCAGGCCGAGCAGTTGCGCGGCCAGCATCGTGTCGAACAGGCTGTGCGGCTGGAATCCACAGAGATCATACAGCAGCCGCAGGTCGAAATCGCTGCCGTGCATGACCAGGTGCTTCGGCGCCAGCGCCTTCCACAGGGGGTCGAGCACCAGGCCGGGGGCGAGGACGTCCACGAGGAACACTTCGCCATCGATCAAAAACTGCAGCAGGCAAACCCGCGTGCGGTAGTGATACATGTTGTCCGCCTCGGTATCGAGGGCCACCTCGTCGACTCGTTCCAGCGCGCGCAGGATCGGGGTCAGCGATCCAGGCTGGTCGAGGAGCAGGTATGGCGGCGGACGCGTGGTCACTTTCACACCCAGCAAACGCCGGAGTTGCGTCGGAAGAAAGCGCGAAATCATGCAGAACGGGCCGCGTTCTGCCACGCGGAGAGGAAGGCATCAACCAACAAAGGTAACTGCTCGCTGTAGCCACCCTCCAGAATGGCCGCCGTCGGATGCCGCACCGCGGCGACCCACCGTCCGAGTTCCGCAAAGTCCTCCACCTCGAGCGAAAGCTCCGCCACCGGATCGCCCTTGAAGGCGTCGAAGCCGGCGGAAATCACGATCAGGTCCGGCGCAAAGCTGAGCACGGCGTCGAGCGAGGCGCGCAGCATCTGCATGTGATTGGCCCGCGGCGAACGCGGCGCCACCGGCCAGTTGCGAATGCTTGGCCCGTGGTCCTGCGTGCCCGTGCCCGGGTATCCGGGGTATTGATGCACCGACGCGAAGAAGAAGGTGTCGTGCGCGGCCTGCGCATGGAGGATGAACTCGGTGCCGTTGCCGTGATGTGCGTCGAAGTCCCACACGGCCACGCGCTTGAGTCCGCCCACGCGCACGGCGTGCAGCGCCGCGATCGCCGCGGTGTTGAGATAGCAGTACCCCATCGCCTCCATCGCCGTCGCATGGTGCCCCGGGGGGCGCATCAGCGAGAACACCGGCGTCCCGTGCTCCAGCGCGTGCGCCGTCGCCTCGAGCGCGCCACTGACCGAGCGGCGCGCGTGTTCGCCAATGCCCGGCAGGTAGGGCGTCTCGTGGTCAAAATCCTCCGGGTGATCGAGGCGCCGCAGGTGCGAGGCCGTGTGCGCCAGCAGCAGCGTGCTGTCGGGCACTTCGAGCGCCGGCGCCCGCCACGTCCAGTCCGGGTGACGCTCGTGCAGCAGCGCGGCCGTCCGGGTCGCGCGCGCCGGCCGCTCGTCCTGCAGGTCAGGACCGTACTCGGCGCAGCGCGGATCGTGGAGAATGAGCATGATGCGGGAACAAACAAACGCACCTGCGGAGAAAAACCAAGCCGCCACACGCCGTCCGGCGCGCTTCGCCGGCGGCGCCGTTGTTGCCACTTGTTACCAGGACGTCGGCCCGTACGCTGCACCGCGTGAAAGTCATCGTCCTTTGCTCCGGCGGAATGGATTCCGTCACCGCGCTCCATGCCGCCCATGCGGCGCACGAGGTCGTCGCCGCGTTGAGCTTCGACTATGGCTCGAAGCACAACCACCGCGAGATCCCGTTCGCCGCCGAGCACGCGGCCCACCTCGGCGTGCGTCACGAGGTGATCCGCCTCGATTTCGTCGACCGCCTCTTCGCCTCCGACCTGCTGCGCAGCGGGGGCGACGTGCCGGAGGGCCACTATGCCGCGGCGAACATGAAGCGCACCGTCGTGCCGTTTCGAAACGCGATCATGCTCTCCATCGCCTGCGGGTTCGCCGAGAGCGTCGGCGCCGAGGGCCTCGTCATCGCCGCGCACACCGGCGACCACACGATCTATCCTGATTGCCGCGAGGACTTCATGCGCGCCATGGGCGACGCCATGCGGCTCGGCACCTACGCGGGCATCCAGTTGCTGCGCCCGTTCATCGCGCTCGACAAGGGCGGGATCGCGCGGGAGGGCGCGCGGCTCGGCGTCGATTTCGCGCGCACCTGGTCCTGCTACAAGGGCGGCGAGCTCCATTGCGGCGTCTGCGGGACCTGCGTGGAGCGCCGCGAGGCGTTCGCCGTCGCGGGCCTGCCTGATCCGACGACTTACGCCGCCGCGCCCGCCCGCTGACCGGCGCGACGCCGCGGCCTCGCCGGGCCACGCCACCTTGCCCCGGGCGGCTTGTGTTTCGACGGAAATCGCATGATTAGCGGTCCCTCCCAAATGCTGATCGCGGAGATATTCCATTCCCTCCAGGGCGAGGGCGAGCTGACCGGCGTGCCGTCGGTTTTCGTCCGCACCAGCGGCTGCAACCTGCGCTGTGCCTGGTGCGACACGCCGTACGCCTCCTGGAACCCGGAAGGAAAGAACCTCGGCGTCCCGCAGATCATCGCGGCGGTGGAACAGTATCGCACGGCCCACCATGTCGTGCTCACGGGCGGAGAGCCGATGATCGCCAAGGATATCCGTGAGCTCGCCACCGCCCTGAAGGCGCTCGGCCGGCATATTACCATCGAGACCGCCGCCACCGTCGCCCCCACGGGCATCGCCTGCGACCTCGCCTCGCTTTCGCCCAAGCTGCTGAACTCCGCCCCCGACGCCCTCGAACACACAACCTGGCGCCGCCGCCATGAGGCCACCCGCTGGCAACCGGACGTCGTCCGCGCCTGGATCGACGCCTACCCGTACCAGTTCAAGTTCGTCGTCGCCCGCCCCGAGGACGTCGAGGAGCTGGAGCACATGCTCGCCGCCCTGCAGCGCGAGATTCCGCCGCACAAGGTCCTGCTGATGCCCGAGGGCACGACACTCGAGCGGATCCGCACCCGCGCGCCCTGGCTCGCCCAGCTGTGCAAGGAGCGCGGATACCGCTATGCCCACCGGCTTCATCTGGAGCTCTACGGCAACAAGCGCGGCACGTGAACCTCGCGCTCCCGTCTCCCCGCCCGCGACCGCTCTCCGAACAGCTCGAGGAGCTGCGCGTCTCGTTTGCCGATCGCCACGCCACGCTCCGCGAGGTCATCGAACGCCTGGAGGGCCGCGCCTACACGCTCCTGCTCATCGTCTTCGCCCTGCCGTTCATCGCGCCGGTGTCGATTCCCGGCTCGTCCACCCCGCTCGGGCTCATCATTGCCATCCTCGCCGCGCAGATGGCGTTCGGGAAACTCCCGTGGTTGCCACGCCGCGTCCTCGACTGGCAACTACCCGCCGGTTTCTTCACGAAGCTCATCCCCGTCACCGCCCGAATCGTACGTCGTCTGGAACGCCTGCTCCACCCGCGCTGGCCGGCGTGGACCTCCTCCGCGTCCCTCCGCGCCATGCACTTCGGCGCAATCACGATCACGAGCCTGCTGCTGTCCGTGCCGATCTTCGTCCCGCTTACCAACATGATCCCCGGCTGGACGATTCTGCTGCTCGCCGCGGGCTGGCTCGAGCGCGACGGCATTGTCCTCCTGGTTGGCCACGTCGCCTTCCTGGTCACGCTGGCGTTCTTCGCCCTGCTCGGGACCACGTTCACCGAGGCCATCCTGCACGGCTGGCACTGGTTTACGCGGTAGCGCGCTCACGCTCGCGCTCGCGACACGGGATGCCGCGCTCGACCGAACATTGCGGCCGCGGCGCTCAGACCGGCGCCCAGGCGCCGACTCCAACCACTTCCTCGGCCTCGACTTCCTCGTCCGGCAGCTCGTTCAACGGCGCAAAACGCTCCGACGAAAAGCCCAGCTCCTGCTCGCCCTGGTGGAACGGATCCGGGGGGTTCTTCAGCTCCTCCAGGAGCAAACCCACGGTCGCCGAATCCCCGCCTTTCACGATCTTCTCCCGGCCCAGGAAGACCTCGCGCACCGTGTAGATGTTGTCCTTCACCGGCAGCTGCTTGTAGAGCGCGCGAATTGCCGGTGTGAAGGTGTCATTGATGCAGACGACTTTCTGGCCTTTCACCATGGGGAGGCGGAAAATAGACATCCGTCCGGTATCTGCAAAGACAGAAACCGGAATTCATGCCCGTCCCGTGCAATGTCGTGCCAACTCCACGGGATTCCGCGGGATCTGACACGCTGCGCGCGACGCGAGCCGGGCTCCGGTTCGCTACTCGATCCGGCCTTCGTCGAAATCGATCAGGTCGGGCACGCTCTTGATGTCGTCGACGCGGTCCGCGCAGCCCATCGCCGTCAACGCATCGCGCAGGAACTCGCGCCCCGCCGGCGTCATGCCCTTCTGCACCAACTCGCGATTCCAGTGCGCCGCCCTCACGTCCGCTGGAAAGATCTGCGCCAGCCGCCGGTCCCGCTCGGCGTCATCGAGCCCCGCGTCGATGCACTCATGCACGATCCTCTCCACCGCGTTCGGATCGATCCCGAGATGCAGGCATAGAAAGCGGTCGATCCCCCGCTTGTAGTTCTTCGCATAACTCGGCGGCAATTTGCCGTGCTCCTTCACGTACCGGCACTTCGCGAGAAATCGCGGCAGGTACAGCAGTCCCGTCGGCGCGTGCGGCAAATAAGGCGAGGGCAGGCAGGTCAGGACATCACCCGTCGAGCCGGGAATGGGTTTGGAAGGCATCGGAGAAGCGCGAGTACAAGCAGCCGCCCACCCTCACGCAACCCGCCACCTCTTGTTCTCGCCCACGGCGAAAACAAAAGCTCCGGACCCGCCCGCGGCAGTATCTGGACATTATCCTCAAGTATCTGGACATTATCCCGCAAGTCCCTCGTTTACGGACACTAATAATTGCAGCCCTCGTCCCCTCTGCATCGCGTTCTTCGCCCGCCCAAACAAATACCAGCGGCCGCGACGCGCCGGCCGCCGGCTCCAGCATCCGTTTTCGCGCCAGCGAAAACGGCCCACTCTCACCTTCACTTTCGCTCTCACTCGGCCCTTTTCCTCCCTTGCTCCTCCACGCGTTGCGTTCTTCTTGTCGCCACCATGAGCAACTGGCGCGTGATCGGTTTCGATGCGGACGACACCTTGTGGCACAACGAGGTGATCTTCGAGCGGGTCCACGCCCGCTACCGCGAACTCCTCGCCCGCTACCACGACGCCGCCACGGTTGACCGCACGCTCTTCGCCACCGAGATGCGCAACCTCGAGCTCTACGGCTACGGCGTGAAGGGGTTCACGCTCTCCGCGATCGAGACCGCCATCGAACTCACCGGCGGCCAGATCAGCGCCGAGGAGATTCGCACGCTCATCGGACTCGGTCACGAGATGCTCCGCCACCCGGTCGAACTCCTCGATGGTGCCCGCGAGGTGCTGCACGAACTCGCCCCCAATCACGCCCTGATCCTGATCACGAAGGGCGATCTGCGTGACCAGGAGCGCAAACTCGCCAAGTCCGGCCTCGCCCCGCTTTTTGCGGGCGTGGAGATCGTGTCCGAGAAGGACGAGGCCAGCTACGCCCGCGTCCTGCAGCGTCACAACATCCGCCCTGCGGAATTTCTGATGGTGGGCAACTCGCTGAAGTCCGACATCCTCCCCGTGCTCGCCCTCGGCGGCAGCGGCGCCCACGTGCCCTACCCGCTCCTGTGGCAGCACGAGCGCACCGTTGCGTTGCCCCAGGCGCCCGGCCGGTTCTTCGAGCTCTCCCGCCTCCGCGATCTCCTGCCGATCCTCCAGGCTCCGACCGCGGCCGCACCGGCCGCCCCCAGCAACGGCGGCGTGCCAGGCACGTTCTCCCCGTCCCGCTCCTGAACGTCCGCGCCCGCCGAATTTCCCCATGTGCGGCCGCTACGTTCTCAAGCGCGAAGACCTCGAGGCGCTGGTGAAGCAGTTCGGACTGCGGAGCCTCGAGGAGTTCCATAGCCGCTACAACATCGCGCCGACCTCCCTCGTGCCGCTGATCCGGAAGCGCGAGCCCGGCCGCGCCGAACTCGCCGGCGTCCGCTGGGGCCTGATCCCCGCCTGGACCAAGCCCGACGCCCCCGCCAAACCGCTCGTCAACGTGCGCGCCGAGACGCTCCTCACCCGTTTCCGCGGCGCCCTGCGCTCCCGTCGGTGCATCCTGCCGGCGAGTGGCTTCTACGAGTGGCAGGACCTCGGCAGCCACAAGCAGCCGTGGTACTTCGCCCCTGCCGACGGCCAGCCGTTCGGGCTGGCGGGCGTCTGGGACACCTGGCACGGGCCCGCCGGCACCGAGCTCGAGACCTGCGCCGTCCTCACCACCACGCCCAACCAGGTGCTCGCGCGCGTTCACGACCGCATGCCGGTGATGCTCACCCCTGACCAGTGCTCCCGCTGGCTCGAAGACGAACTCGATCCCGCTGCCGCCCAGGAACTGCTCGCCCCCACCGCCGACGCCTGGCTCACCGCGACTCCCGTCGGTCCCGCCGTCAGCAGCGTCCGCAACGATGGCCCGGAGTGCCTCACCCCCGCGCCTCCCCCCGACCAACTCTCCCTCGGCCTCTAGGTTTCTTTCTCTTACTCGTCCTCTTTCTCTTTCTCCCCGTCCACCACCTCAGTCACTTCTTGATCCGTCCGCCCTCCGTCTCCGTCTCACCCCTCCTCCGTTCCACGACGACCCGCCGAAATCGCCCTCGCTTCCCCCTTCCGCCGCGACCCGCTTCCGCGCTTGTGCCGTCCCGAGGCGTCTGCGATGAACTCGCGCCTCGTCTCCCTTGAACCTGCTCGATCGCCACATCTTCAAAAGCGTTCTGTTCACGTGCATCGGAGCGGTGGGGTTGTTCGCTTTCGTCGTCGCGCTGGCCAACTTCGTGCGCGACCTCCTCGGACCGCTGTTGGCCGGCCAGATCAGCGTCGGGATGATGATCCGGCTCATCCTCCTGCTCTTCCCGTTCGCCGTCTCCTACGCCCTGCCGATGGGCATCCTCACCGGCGTGCTCCTCACCCTCGGCCGCCTCTCCGCCGACACCGAGGTCACCGCCATGCGCGCCGCCGGCATCAGCATCGTGCGGATCGCACGACCGGTCTTCATCCTCGCCGCGCTCGGCGGCGTCGCCGCCCTGCACGTCAACTTCGAGTCCATGCCGTGGGCGCGCGTGCAGTATCACCAGGAGTTTGCTGAAGCGCTGCGGAAGAACCCCCGCAATTTCATCGTTCCCAAGACCTTCATTCGCGACTTCAAGGGCGTCGTCGTCTATGTCGGCGACCGGCCCAACAATGGCGACCTGCTGCGCGACATCTGGATCTGGGAACTCGATGCCCAGGGCCGCGCCTTCCGCATCGTTCGGGCGGAATCCGGCCGGCTCGATTACGATGCCGCCACCAACAGCATCATCCCGACGCTGTATCGCGCCAAGGTCGAGGAGCGGGACGAAAAGAACCCCGAGGACTTCAGCAAGTCACCCAAGGCGCCCTCGATCGAGAAGGCCGAGGAAATCCGGCTCTCACTCGGCGGGTACATCGGTGACGGCGTTTTCCATGTGAAACCCGAGTGGCTGCGCTACCAAGCACTGCAGGAGAAGCGGGCCGCGGTGGACGCCACCAAGCCGGAGCCGGGACACGAGAAGGAGCACGCCCGCCTGAGCATGGAGCTGGCCATGATCGTCAGCGAAAAGGCCAACCTCTCGCTTGCCGTGTTCGCTTTCGCCTTCGTGGCAGTCCCGCTCGGGATCAAAGTCTCCCGCCGCGAGACCTCCGCCAATCTCGGCGTCGCCGTCCTCCTCGTCCTTGGCTTCTACATCCTGATCACGATGGTGAAGTGGCTCGACCGGCACCCCGAATACCGGCCCGACCTCCTGATGTGGGTGCCGAACCTGATCTTCCTCGGCTTCGGCTTCTGGCTCCTGCGCCGGGTCGAGCGCTGACGGTTCAGTTGACCTGCACCGCCACCGTCCCGGAGCGCCCGTCGATCTCCGCCATGCGCTGGTCGCACACCGGGATCGCCGCGCGGTGCTCCAGCAACTCCCGCGCAAAGGCATCGAGCCGGACAAACTGCACCTTCCGTTCGCGGCACGCACTCAGCAGCTGCTGGAAAAGCGCGCGGTGTCCCATGCCTTCGATCTCCGCGTGCACCGTGATCACGTTCAG
The Opitutus sp. ER46 genome window above contains:
- a CDS encoding NAD-dependent epimerase/dehydratase family protein, with the translated sequence MLVTGGTGFLGRRLVDRLLADGRQVTVLARTPSPELLARGVAFARASLDDAATVAAACAGVETVFHVAAKVGVWGRYEEFYRTNVLGTRALLAACHQHGVKRFVYTSTPSVVYNGRDLAGADESLPLTTECPSAYPLTKALAEREVREAHGERLRTVALRPHLIWGVGDPHLVPRVLARARAGRLRIVGRGDNQVDMVHVENAVDAQLCAERTLAASPGGGAAGGRAFFITNGEPVALWAWINDILQALGERPVTRRIPLPAAQAVGAACELVWRTLRLRGEPPMTRFVAAELAKDHWFDISAARRDLGYVPRISMAEGTAELVAALRHAAPSA
- a CDS encoding exopolysaccharide biosynthesis protein, translating into MNLALPSPRPRPLSEQLEELRVSFADRHATLREVIERLEGRAYTLLLIVFALPFIAPVSIPGSSTPLGLIIAILAAQMAFGKLPWLPRRVLDWQLPAGFFTKLIPVTARIVRRLERLLHPRWPAWTSSASLRAMHFGAITITSLLLSVPIFVPLTNMIPGWTILLLAAGWLERDGIVLLVGHVAFLVTLAFFALLGTTFTEAILHGWHWFTR
- a CDS encoding 7-carboxy-7-deazaguanine synthase QueE — its product is MISGPSQMLIAEIFHSLQGEGELTGVPSVFVRTSGCNLRCAWCDTPYASWNPEGKNLGVPQIIAAVEQYRTAHHVVLTGGEPMIAKDIRELATALKALGRHITIETAATVAPTGIACDLASLSPKLLNSAPDALEHTTWRRRHEATRWQPDVVRAWIDAYPYQFKFVVARPEDVEELEHMLAALQREIPPHKVLLMPEGTTLERIRTRAPWLAQLCKERGYRYAHRLHLELYGNKRGT
- a CDS encoding RNA methyltransferase, which encodes MPPERITSLQNPRVKQLVKLRDRRPRDEAGVFLVEGYREVRRALEKKVALQELYFAPDWFLGENEPALIAEAEAAGARLFELSKDAFAKVAYRERPDGLLAVAPQWRRALSDLVLPPEPFLLVVEAIEKPGNLGTILRSADAAGCHAVIVCDPVTDIFNPNVVRASTGVLFSVPLVVEESANVLQWLREKGVKTVATTPSATAPYSDTDLRGPMAVIMGSEQYGLSEFWLKNSDFPVRIPMAGQADSLNVAMATIITLFEAVRQRAAR
- the queC gene encoding 7-cyano-7-deazaguanine synthase QueC; translated protein: MHRVKVIVLCSGGMDSVTALHAAHAAHEVVAALSFDYGSKHNHREIPFAAEHAAHLGVRHEVIRLDFVDRLFASDLLRSGGDVPEGHYAAANMKRTVVPFRNAIMLSIACGFAESVGAEGLVIAAHTGDHTIYPDCREDFMRAMGDAMRLGTYAGIQLLRPFIALDKGGIAREGARLGVDFARTWSCYKGGELHCGVCGTCVERREAFAVAGLPDPTTYAAAPAR
- a CDS encoding DUF5069 domain-containing protein, yielding MPSKPIPGSTGDVLTCLPSPYLPHAPTGLLYLPRFLAKCRYVKEHGKLPPSYAKNYKRGIDRFLCLHLGIDPNAVERIVHECIDAGLDDAERDRRLAQIFPADVRAAHWNRELVQKGMTPAGREFLRDALTAMGCADRVDDIKSVPDLIDFDEGRIE
- a CDS encoding ribonuclease D, with amino-acid sequence MISRFLPTQLRRLLGVKVTTRPPPYLLLDQPGSLTPILRALERVDEVALDTEADNMYHYRTRVCLLQFLIDGEVFLVDVLAPGLVLDPLWKALAPKHLVMHGSDFDLRLLYDLCGFQPHSLFDTMLAAQLLGLQRIGLASLLDQHFGVALDKEGQKANWSKRPITPKLLNYASLDVWHLPALRDILTRDLKRLGRLSWLEQQCRAQIAAGAEGFAPPTDNDWRIGRSERLRGPGLSVLHAVWHWREAQAQRLDTPPFKVCGNAMLLKIAEAAESGDGAETILNSVHLGKRHDRIFPSLAQAVRTGLARDPKTLPRRPGRDPHHVALTQAEIELQERVRTDRDRVAKKLSIEPTLIANRSQLAQIARAPRQINQLLLPWQAELLVHEPALTKAFASAKA
- a CDS encoding fatty acid CoA ligase family protein, which translates into the protein MPGAPANASANANIARYLTRMAAAQPDRVALKIPRGRRGGEIDYLSLTFAELEAEVAAWSHRLTVAGVRRGDRTLVMVRQGLPLIASVFAVFQLGAVPVIIDPGMGMKSFLACVRHSRPRVLLGIPLAQLISRVFRPSFASVGVRVTASGALTARLTRPAAGPAGARADVARCVATAPDDLAAVLFTSGSTGAPKGVCYQHGMFEAQVRLIRETYGIQPGETDLPLLPVFALFNPALGMTTVVPEIDPRHPAQVDPAKIVQAIQQEQVTNSFGSPTLWRKISEHCVAHRITLPSLRRVLCAGAPVPAALWRNAAAFLPRGQLHSPYGATEALPVATVAAEEIDPASVCGACVGRPVREIDVKIIATTDGPIAQLADARELPAGEIGEIIVRGPVVTQSYDERPDATAAAKIAPAPGTGAARWHRMGDCGYLDGEGRLWFSGRKVERVETPRGTFFTEPCEQVFRAHPRVRRCALIGIEAGGVRQPAIVVEATVRDSAEARHFARELKTLGLAHAHTEPIRVFYFHPKFPVDVRHNAKIHRLTLARWAATAKGFDIEPKR
- a CDS encoding HAD family hydrolase; this translates as MSNWRVIGFDADDTLWHNEVIFERVHARYRELLARYHDAATVDRTLFATEMRNLELYGYGVKGFTLSAIETAIELTGGQISAEEIRTLIGLGHEMLRHPVELLDGAREVLHELAPNHALILITKGDLRDQERKLAKSGLAPLFAGVEIVSEKDEASYARVLQRHNIRPAEFLMVGNSLKSDILPVLALGGSGAHVPYPLLWQHERTVALPQAPGRFFELSRLRDLLPILQAPTAAAPAAPSNGGVPGTFSPSRS
- a CDS encoding histone deacetylase is translated as MLILHDPRCAEYGPDLQDERPARATRTAALLHERHPDWTWRAPALEVPDSTLLLAHTASHLRRLDHPEDFDHETPYLPGIGEHARRSVSGALEATAHALEHGTPVFSLMRPPGHHATAMEAMGYCYLNTAAIAALHAVRVGGLKRVAVWDFDAHHGNGTEFILHAQAAHDTFFFASVHQYPGYPGTGTQDHGPSIRNWPVAPRSPRANHMQMLRASLDAVLSFAPDLIVISAGFDAFKGDPVAELSLEVEDFAELGRWVAAVRHPTAAILEGGYSEQLPLLVDAFLSAWQNAARSA